The Natrinema caseinilyticum genomic sequence CCCGGGGACGTTCTGGATCGCGAAACCCGAGATCGGTCACGGTCACCGAAACGTCGGCGACGAGGAGGGAGTGATTCTGGCGCTCGGTGCACCGGCGGTCGAAGACCCCGGCCTCGATCCGCACCGCCTGGACGACGACGAAGACGAATAGCGGCTGACCTCCCGAAGCGGCGTCAGGCGTACGTCGCCTCGAGGTAATCGAGGATGCGTTTTGACTCCGCCATCGTCACGCCGTATCCGTCGTCGACGACGACGGGCACCTGTCGCTGGCCCGAAACGCGTTTGACCTCGTTGCGCTTCGAGTGAAGCCCCTCGACCCAGATGCTCTCGTAGTCGACGTCGAGTTCCTCGAGGCGGTCGACGACGTGTTCACAGAACGGGCATCCTTCCAACCGATAGAGCGTGACCATGAACGGTCGTACGGAGCAGGACGCCAAAAGGATGGGTGCCGCTCGCGGGACGAAGAAACGGGACCGGGCGTGAAA encodes the following:
- a CDS encoding glutaredoxin family protein, yielding MVTLYRLEGCPFCEHVVDRLEELDVDYESIWVEGLHSKRNEVKRVSGQRQVPVVVDDGYGVTMAESKRILDYLEATYA